From Xenopus tropicalis strain Nigerian chromosome 3, UCB_Xtro_10.0, whole genome shotgun sequence, the proteins below share one genomic window:
- the LOC108646269 gene encoding olfactory receptor 11L1-like produces the protein MNEKNQTWVSEIVLLGFQNLLNFKVPLFSLFLLIYILTVWENILIIVLVAFSRNLHSPMYFFLQQLALSDLQGSTIIVPTLLQTVMKGGTRVSLVGCISQWYFFSSSDAFQCLLLAVMAYDRYVAICIPLRYTSIMSHRVCVTFILMSWAVGFGLAVITVNLIGILEFCDQNIIDHFFCDFFPLIELSCSDTFLLQLEAFIVSVPVIFIPFLVISVSYMCIAHAILKIVSHTGRQKAFSTCSSHLAVVSMFYGTIISIYVVPPRKESQTISKVLSLLYTIVIPLSNPLIYSLRNKDIHAALILIKPINVNK, from the coding sequence ATGAATGAGAAGAACCAGACGTGGGTCAGTGAGATTGTTCTCTTGGGGTTTCAGAATCTCCTCAACTTCAAGGTTCCCCTGTTCTCTCTGTTCCTTCTGATTTACATTCTGACAGTTTGGGAGAACATCCTCATCATAGTGTTGGTGGCCTTCAGCCGGAACCTCcactcccccatgtacttctttctcCAGCAGTTGGCCCTCTCTGACCTACAGGGCTCCACAATTATTGTCCCCACCCTGCTCCAAACTGTAATGAAGGGAGGCACCAGAGTCTCCCTTGTTGGCTGCATCTCTcaatggtattttttttccagctcTGATGCGTTTCAGTGTTTGCTCCTAGCAGTAATGGCCTATGACAGATACGTGGCCATCTGCATCCCCCTGAGATACACTTCTATAATGTCCCACAGGGTTTGTGTTACATTCATTCTCATGTCATGGGCTGTTGGCTTTGGCCTTGCAGTGATTACAGTGAATCTAATAGGGATCCTAGAGTTCTGTGACCAAAATATCATTGACCATTTCTTCTGTGACTTCTTTCCTCTTAtagaactttcctgctcagataCGTTCTTACTGCAATTAGAAGCATTTATTGTCTCAGTCCCTGTAATCTTTATACCTTTTTTAGTTATCAGTGTATCATATATGTGTATTGCCCATgcaatcctaaagatagtgtcccataccgggaggcaaaaagccttctccacctgcagctcccacttggccgttgtctccatgttttatgggactataatttctatttatgtggttCCCCCCAGAAAAGAATCCCAGACAATAAGCAAAGTTCTCTCTCTGTTATACACCATAGTGATCCCTTTGAGTAACCCACTAATTTACAGCCTGAGAAATAAAGACATACATGCTGCCCTTATATTGATTAAACCCATTAATGTAAATAAGTGA